A portion of the Pseudomonas sp. PSE14 genome contains these proteins:
- the creD gene encoding cell envelope integrity protein CreD: MNRQLGIKLGAIALLIVLLLIPLLMIDGLVDERQNYRDEVLQDIARSASYSQQLTGPLVIVPYSRTVRSWRIDKGSQQRVLQEREVRGRLFFLPETFLLDGQMRTEVRHRGIYEARLYHADSKVSGGFVLPANYGIGSDLESYRFDAPLLAVGISDVRGIENAPKLKVEGELRDFQPGTQSQFLGNGVHAVLPFKASDREQRFDYAFELSLLGSSRLDIIPVGRDSQVNLVSDWPHPSFGGEFLPTERSTSDQGFSARWRTSFFATNLEEQLKACTAPSQADAARAVTADDSDLVRVAPAVCSEFGNHRFGVALVDPVDQYLKTDRAVKYALLFIGLTFAGFFLFEVLKRLAVHPVQYALVGMALALFYLLLLSLSEHLGFELAYLISAGACVGLIGFYLCHVLHSLWRGAGFSVGLAGLYGMLYALLSAEDYALLMGSLLLFGVLGGVMVLTRRLDWYGIGKPARGDDLEFSLDEVRVQR; the protein is encoded by the coding sequence ATGAATCGCCAACTCGGCATCAAGCTCGGCGCCATCGCGCTCTTGATCGTCCTCCTGCTGATCCCCCTGCTGATGATCGACGGCCTGGTCGACGAGCGTCAGAACTACCGCGACGAGGTCCTGCAGGACATCGCCCGCAGTGCCAGCTACAGCCAGCAACTCACCGGGCCGCTGGTGATCGTGCCTTACAGCCGCACCGTTCGCAGCTGGCGCATCGACAAGGGCAGCCAGCAGCGCGTGCTGCAGGAGCGCGAGGTGCGCGGCCGCCTGTTCTTCCTGCCGGAGACCTTCCTGCTCGACGGGCAGATGCGCACCGAAGTGCGCCATCGCGGTATCTACGAGGCGCGCCTGTATCACGCCGACAGCAAGGTCAGCGGCGGCTTCGTGCTGCCCGCCAACTACGGCATCGGCAGCGACCTGGAGAGCTATCGCTTCGACGCCCCCCTGCTGGCGGTGGGCATCAGTGATGTGCGCGGCATCGAGAACGCGCCGAAACTGAAGGTCGAAGGTGAGCTGCGCGACTTCCAGCCCGGCACCCAGAGTCAGTTCCTCGGCAACGGCGTGCACGCCGTCCTGCCGTTCAAGGCGAGTGACCGTGAGCAACGCTTCGACTATGCCTTCGAGCTGTCGCTGCTGGGCAGCAGTCGCCTGGACATCATCCCGGTCGGCCGCGACAGCCAGGTCAACCTGGTTTCGGACTGGCCGCACCCGAGCTTCGGTGGCGAGTTCCTGCCCACCGAGCGCAGCACCAGCGACCAGGGGTTCAGTGCGCGCTGGCGTACCAGCTTCTTCGCCACCAACCTGGAAGAACAGCTCAAAGCCTGTACGGCGCCGTCCCAGGCCGACGCCGCCCGCGCGGTGACCGCGGATGACTCGGACCTGGTCCGCGTCGCTCCGGCGGTGTGTAGCGAATTCGGCAATCACCGCTTCGGCGTGGCGCTGGTGGACCCGGTAGACCAGTACCTGAAGACCGACCGCGCGGTGAAGTACGCGCTGCTGTTCATCGGCCTCACCTTCGCCGGCTTCTTCCTCTTCGAAGTGCTCAAGCGCCTGGCCGTGCACCCGGTGCAGTACGCCCTGGTGGGCATGGCGCTGGCGCTGTTCTACCTGCTGCTGCTGTCGCTGTCCGAGCACCTGGGCTTCGAGCTGGCCTACCTGATTTCCGCCGGCGCCTGTGTCGGGCTGATCGGCTTCTACCTCTGTCATGTGCTGCACAGTCTGTGGCGCGGCGCCGGCTTCAGCGTCGGGCTCGCCGGGCTCTACGGGATGCTCTACGCGCTGCTCAGCGCCGAGGACTACGCGTTGCTGATGGGCTCGCTGCTGCTGTTCGGCGTGCTCGGTGGCGTGATGGTGCTGACCCGCCGGCTGGACTGGTACGGCATCGGCAAGCCGGCGCGCGGCGATGACCTGGAGTTTTCCCTGGACGAAGTGCGCGTGCAGCGCTGA
- a CDS encoding DUF2780 domain-containing protein, translating to MFAKSAAVLAAAWLAVSPVFAATFTETADPAPAAEAPAQTANALLANLTHQLGVTEQQAIGGTGALLGLALNTLKDTDSTQLQKAMPNAQQLAGSGSMGDLGGMLGGLGGAAALLGGINNLQDVDQIFGVLGMDQSMIGRFAGVILDYFTEQGLSSQLLGTLGGLWGMPASPALKAPAVNGRGA from the coding sequence ATGTTCGCCAAATCCGCCGCTGTCCTGGCCGCCGCCTGGCTGGCCGTATCCCCCGTGTTCGCCGCCACCTTCACCGAGACCGCCGACCCGGCGCCCGCGGCTGAAGCGCCCGCGCAGACGGCCAACGCCTTGCTGGCGAACCTGACCCATCAACTGGGCGTCACCGAGCAGCAGGCCATCGGCGGCACCGGCGCCTTGCTGGGGCTGGCCCTGAATACCCTGAAGGATACCGACAGCACCCAGCTGCAGAAGGCCATGCCGAACGCGCAGCAACTTGCCGGCAGCGGTTCCATGGGCGACCTGGGGGGAATGCTGGGCGGACTGGGCGGCGCTGCGGCACTGCTCGGCGGGATCAACAACCTGCAGGACGTCGACCAGATCTTCGGCGTGCTGGGCATGGACCAGTCGATGATCGGCCGCTTCGCCGGAGTGATCCTCGACTACTTCACCGAACAGGGCCTGAGCAGCCAGTTGCTCGGCACGCTCGGCGGCCTCTGGGGCATGCCCGCATCGCCAGCGCTGAAGGCTCCTGCGGTCAACGGACGCGGGGCATGA
- a CDS encoding glutathione S-transferase family protein, protein MSVRPILFHAAASPFVRKVMVLLHETGQLDQVELYAAVHTPIAPDAGVLRDNPAGKIPALRLADGQDLHDSRVIFEYLDQQHSGEPLIPREGPARWRRLTLASLADAVLDAAVLIRYETAMRPLEKHWDTWLDNQQLKIVRTLAYFDGPAHTELAERFDVAAIGVACALGYLDFRQPHWDWRAEYPRLAKWFAEVSQRPSLQATVPA, encoded by the coding sequence ATGAGCGTCCGTCCCATCCTGTTCCACGCCGCCGCCTCGCCCTTCGTGCGCAAGGTCATGGTCCTGCTGCACGAGACCGGTCAGCTCGACCAGGTCGAACTCTACGCCGCCGTCCACACCCCCATCGCACCGGACGCCGGCGTGCTGCGGGACAACCCCGCCGGCAAGATTCCCGCCCTGCGGCTGGCCGACGGCCAGGACCTGCACGACAGCCGGGTGATCTTCGAGTACCTCGACCAGCAGCACAGCGGCGAGCCGCTGATTCCCCGTGAAGGCCCGGCCCGCTGGCGGCGCCTGACCCTGGCCTCGCTGGCCGACGCGGTGCTGGATGCCGCCGTGCTGATCCGCTACGAGACCGCCATGCGCCCGCTGGAAAAGCACTGGGACACCTGGCTCGACAACCAGCAACTGAAGATCGTCCGCACCCTCGCCTACTTCGACGGCCCGGCCCACACCGAACTGGCCGAACGCTTCGACGTCGCCGCCATCGGCGTGGCCTGCGCCCTCGGCTACCTGGACTTCCGCCAACCGCACTGGGACTGGCGCGCCGAGTACCCGCGGCTGGCCAAGTGGTTCGCCGAGGTCAGCCAGCGGCCTTCGCTGCAGGCGACCGTGCCGGCCTGA
- the mdtD gene encoding multidrug transporter subunit MdtD, with the protein MSEPFTLTPRVARLLPWLVAIAFFMQALDGTILNTALPSMARSLNEDPLRMQGVVIAYLLTVALLIPSSGWISDRFGTRRVFLFAIFLFSLGSLLCALSPTLGTLVGARVVQGIGGALMMPVGRLVILRVYPRSELVRILSFVTIPGLLGPLAGPTMGGWLVEYASWHWIFLINLPVGLVGFLVALRLMPDLRGVRATRFDSVGFLLFGGAMVLITIALEGLGELHMPHVRVVLLLVGGLVLLAAYWLRALKIEAPLFPPALFQTRTFAVGVLGNLFARLGSGSLPFLTPLLLQVGLGYSPAKAGMTMIPMALAAMVIKSLAKPLLELFGYRRLLVGNTLLLGAMIASLGLVDQDVSYPLLLVQLAVLGGINSLQFTAMNTLTLIDLRDDNASAGNSLLSVVMQLSIGLGVACAAALLGGFNGDLESAQGDVLSAFHATYLSVGLMSMLAAAIFFQLNSEDGRTTPRRVDPENDVNEH; encoded by the coding sequence ATGAGCGAACCCTTCACCCTGACGCCCCGCGTGGCCCGCCTGTTGCCCTGGCTGGTGGCCATCGCCTTCTTCATGCAGGCCCTGGACGGCACCATCCTCAACACCGCGCTGCCGAGCATGGCCCGTTCGCTCAACGAAGACCCGCTGCGCATGCAGGGCGTGGTGATCGCCTACCTGCTCACGGTGGCGCTGCTGATCCCCTCCTCCGGGTGGATTTCCGACCGCTTCGGCACGCGCCGGGTATTCCTCTTCGCGATCTTCCTGTTCAGCCTTGGCTCGCTGCTCTGCGCGCTGTCGCCGACCCTCGGCACCTTGGTCGGCGCGCGGGTGGTGCAGGGTATCGGCGGCGCACTGATGATGCCGGTGGGGCGACTGGTGATACTGCGGGTCTACCCGCGCAGCGAACTGGTGCGGATTCTCAGCTTCGTCACCATCCCCGGCCTGCTCGGCCCGCTGGCCGGCCCGACCATGGGCGGCTGGCTGGTGGAATACGCCAGCTGGCACTGGATCTTCCTGATCAACCTGCCGGTGGGGCTGGTCGGCTTCCTCGTCGCCCTGCGCCTGATGCCGGACCTGCGCGGCGTGCGCGCCACGCGCTTCGACAGCGTCGGCTTCCTGCTCTTCGGCGGCGCCATGGTGCTGATCACCATCGCCCTGGAGGGCCTGGGCGAGCTGCACATGCCCCACGTGCGCGTGGTCCTGCTGCTGGTGGGCGGGCTGGTACTGCTGGCGGCCTACTGGCTGCGCGCGCTGAAGATCGAAGCGCCGCTGTTCCCGCCGGCGCTGTTCCAGACCCGCACCTTCGCCGTGGGCGTGCTGGGCAACCTGTTTGCGCGCCTGGGCAGCGGTTCCCTGCCCTTCCTCACGCCGCTGCTGTTGCAAGTGGGGCTGGGCTATTCGCCGGCCAAGGCGGGCATGACCATGATCCCGATGGCGCTGGCGGCCATGGTCATCAAGTCACTGGCCAAGCCGCTGCTGGAGCTGTTCGGCTACCGCAGGCTGCTGGTGGGCAACACGCTGCTGCTGGGGGCGATGATCGCCAGCCTCGGGCTGGTGGACCAGGACGTTTCCTACCCGCTGCTGCTGGTTCAGCTGGCGGTGCTGGGCGGGATCAACTCATTGCAGTTCACCGCGATGAACACCCTGACCCTGATCGACCTGCGCGACGACAACGCCAGCGCCGGCAACAGCCTGCTTTCGGTGGTGATGCAGCTGTCCATCGGCCTGGGCGTGGCCTGTGCGGCGGCGCTGCTGGGGGGCTTCAATGGCGATCTGGAAAGCGCCCAGGGCGACGTGCTGTCGGCCTTCCACGCGACCTATCTGAGCGTCGGACTGATGTCGATGCTGGCGGCGGCGATCTTCTTCCAGCTCAACTCAGAGGACGGCCGCACCACGCCGCGCCGGGTCGACCCGGAAAACGACGTCAACGAGCACTGA
- the creB gene encoding two-component system response regulator CreB, with product MPHILIVEDEAAIADTLLYALQAEGFETTWLSLAGVALERLQREAFDLVILDVGLPDISGFEACKRLRRFSEVPVIFLTARDAEIDRVVGLEIGADDYVVKPFSPREVAARVKAILKRTAPRETPASAAAGNGPFEVDEERVLIRYHGQPLTLTRHEFRLLQTLLARPERVFSREQLLDALGVAADAGYERNVDSHIKSLRAKLRQVAATAEPIQTHRGLGYSYAPDKS from the coding sequence ATGCCGCACATCCTCATCGTCGAAGATGAAGCCGCCATCGCCGACACGCTGCTCTACGCGCTGCAGGCCGAGGGCTTCGAGACCACCTGGCTGAGCCTGGCCGGCGTGGCGCTGGAGCGGTTGCAGCGCGAGGCCTTCGACCTGGTCATCCTCGACGTCGGCCTGCCGGACATCAGCGGCTTCGAAGCCTGCAAACGGCTGCGGCGCTTCTCCGAGGTGCCTGTGATCTTCCTCACCGCCCGCGATGCCGAGATCGACCGCGTCGTGGGCCTGGAGATCGGCGCCGACGACTATGTGGTCAAGCCGTTCAGCCCGCGCGAAGTCGCCGCGCGGGTGAAGGCCATCCTCAAGCGCACCGCGCCGCGCGAGACGCCCGCCAGCGCCGCTGCCGGCAACGGTCCGTTCGAGGTGGACGAGGAGCGGGTGCTGATCCGCTACCACGGCCAGCCGTTGACGCTGACCCGCCACGAATTCCGCCTGTTGCAGACCCTGCTGGCGCGCCCGGAACGGGTGTTCAGCCGCGAACAGTTGCTCGATGCGCTGGGCGTGGCCGCTGACGCCGGCTATGAGCGCAACGTCGACAGCCACATCAAGAGCCTGCGTGCCAAGCTGCGCCAGGTCGCCGCCACCGCCGAGCCGATCCAGACCCATCGCGGCCTGGGCTACAGCTACGCGCCGGACAAGAGCTGA
- the creC gene encoding two-component system sensor histidine kinase CreC — protein MRLSLRIFLVYFFFVGLTGWFVLRTVMDEIRPGVRQSSEETLVDTANLLAEVLQADVKNGTLDQSRLPEMLRAYGARSPQADIWGVNKTAVNHRIYVTDARGIVLLDSLGQAVGQDYSRWNDVYLTLRGQYGARSSRESADDPESSVMYVAAPIRDGEKIIGVVSVSKPNRTLQPYIDRSQRRLAWLGAGLIVLGLLVGALLSWWLSRSLERLTRYAQAVSEGQRAELPRYRGGEMAQLAGAVERMRVQLEGKAYVERYVHTLTHELKSPLAAIRGAAELLEGEMPAEQRARFVGNIAGESERLQQLIERLLNLAQVEQRQGLEERVPVDLHELADELIAERLARVQAVQLANDIPQEVSVLGERFLLRQALGNLLDNALDFTPAGGAIRFDAQPEGNGWRVELFNQGEAIPDFALPRLTERFYSLPRPSSGRKSTGLGLNFVAEVAALHGGELRVENAEGGVRASLSIPAQG, from the coding sequence ATGCGCCTGTCGCTGCGGATCTTCCTGGTCTACTTCTTCTTCGTCGGGCTGACCGGCTGGTTCGTTCTGCGCACGGTGATGGACGAGATCCGCCCCGGCGTGCGCCAGTCCAGCGAAGAGACCCTGGTGGACACCGCCAACCTGCTGGCCGAGGTGCTGCAGGCCGACGTGAAGAACGGTACCCTCGACCAGAGCCGGCTTCCCGAGATGCTTCGCGCCTATGGCGCGCGCAGCCCGCAGGCGGACATCTGGGGGGTGAACAAGACGGCGGTGAACCACCGCATCTACGTCACCGATGCGCGCGGCATCGTCCTGCTGGATTCCCTCGGGCAAGCGGTGGGCCAGGACTATTCGCGCTGGAACGACGTCTACCTGACCCTGCGCGGCCAGTACGGCGCGCGCTCCAGCCGCGAGTCGGCGGACGATCCGGAGTCCTCGGTGATGTACGTCGCCGCGCCCATCCGTGACGGCGAGAAGATCATCGGCGTGGTCTCGGTCTCCAAGCCCAACCGCACCCTGCAACCTTACATCGACCGCTCGCAGCGTCGCCTCGCCTGGCTGGGCGCGGGCCTGATCGTCCTTGGCCTGCTGGTCGGCGCGCTGCTGTCCTGGTGGCTCAGCCGCTCCCTGGAGCGCCTGACCCGCTACGCCCAGGCGGTCAGCGAGGGACAGCGCGCCGAGCTGCCGCGCTACCGGGGCGGCGAGATGGCGCAACTGGCCGGCGCGGTGGAGCGCATGCGCGTGCAACTGGAGGGCAAGGCCTACGTCGAGCGCTACGTGCACACCCTGACCCACGAACTGAAAAGCCCGCTGGCGGCGATCCGTGGCGCGGCGGAACTGCTCGAAGGCGAGATGCCGGCCGAGCAGCGTGCGCGCTTCGTCGGCAACATCGCCGGGGAAAGCGAGCGCTTGCAGCAGCTGATCGAGCGCCTGCTGAACCTGGCCCAGGTGGAGCAGCGCCAGGGCCTGGAGGAGCGGGTGCCGGTGGACCTGCACGAGCTGGCCGATGAGTTGATCGCCGAGCGCCTGGCGCGGGTGCAGGCTGTGCAGTTGGCGAACGATATTCCGCAGGAGGTGAGCGTGCTGGGCGAGCGTTTCCTGCTGCGCCAGGCGCTGGGCAACTTGCTGGACAACGCGCTGGATTTCACCCCGGCGGGCGGCGCCATCCGTTTCGACGCGCAGCCGGAAGGTAACGGCTGGCGCGTCGAACTGTTCAACCAGGGCGAGGCGATTCCCGATTTTGCCCTGCCGCGCCTGACCGAGCGTTTCTACTCCCTGCCGCGCCCCTCCAGCGGGCGCAAGAGCACCGGGCTCGGGCTTAACTTCGTCGCCGAGGTGGCGGCGCTGCATGGCGGTGAGCTGCGCGTCGAGAACGCCGAGGGTGGGGTGCGGGCGAGTCTGTCGATCCCGGCGCAGGGCTAG
- a CDS encoding acyltransferase, with protein MRALSKHTLAGLIASLLLLFNTLVLIGPMLLIALLKLVVPGQAAKDACSRGVMWIAETWAEIDKAIFALMTPTVWDIRGGDDLRRDTSYLVISNHQSWVDIPALVQAFNRKTPYFKFFLKKELIWVPFLGLAFWALDYPFMKRYSKAFLEKHPELKGKDLEITRAACEKFKRMPVTVVNYLEGTRFTPAKQAQQQSPYRHLLRPKAGGVAFVLAALGEQLDTLLDVTLVYPKGPRPGFWDLLCGRVPRVIVDIQAREIDPALWQGDYENDPEFRQYVQTWVSRLWEEKDARIEALREEF; from the coding sequence ATGCGGGCACTCTCCAAGCACACACTGGCCGGCCTCATCGCCAGCCTCCTGTTGCTGTTCAACACCCTGGTCCTGATCGGCCCGATGCTGCTGATCGCCCTGCTCAAGCTGGTGGTCCCCGGCCAGGCAGCCAAGGACGCCTGCTCGCGCGGGGTGATGTGGATCGCCGAGACCTGGGCCGAGATCGACAAGGCCATCTTCGCCCTGATGACCCCGACCGTCTGGGACATCCGCGGCGGCGACGACCTGCGCCGCGACACCTCCTATCTGGTGATCAGCAACCACCAGTCCTGGGTCGACATCCCGGCGCTGGTGCAGGCGTTCAACCGCAAGACGCCCTACTTCAAGTTCTTCCTGAAGAAGGAACTGATCTGGGTACCCTTCCTCGGCCTGGCCTTCTGGGCGCTCGACTACCCCTTCATGAAGCGCTACAGCAAGGCCTTCCTGGAGAAGCACCCGGAGCTCAAGGGCAAGGACCTGGAGATCACCAGGGCCGCCTGCGAGAAGTTCAAGCGCATGCCGGTGACCGTGGTGAACTACCTCGAAGGCACCCGCTTCACCCCGGCCAAGCAGGCCCAGCAGCAGTCGCCCTACAGGCACCTGCTACGGCCCAAGGCGGGCGGCGTGGCCTTCGTGCTGGCGGCCCTCGGCGAGCAGCTGGATACCCTGCTGGACGTCACCCTGGTCTACCCCAAGGGCCCACGGCCGGGCTTCTGGGACCTGCTGTGCGGGCGCGTGCCACGGGTGATCGTGGATATCCAGGCGCGCGAGATCGACCCTGCGCTGTGGCAGGGCGATTACGAGAACGATCCGGAATTCCGCCAGTACGTGCAGACCTGGGTATCACGCCTGTGGGAAGAGAAGGACGCACGCATCGAGGCGCTGCGCGAGGAATTCTGA
- a CDS encoding ATP-dependent zinc protease encodes MKRALALLSLLALPSLVLAAEPKLYGRYEWVSLPELDQTLQAKMDTGAYTSSLSAKDIQIFQRDGEDWVRFKLATKDGGDSVYEHKLLRISKIKNRAEGAAEDEEEDSNPGLSQRPVIELPVCLGGDQRTIEVNLTDRSHFNYPFLMGTKGLRKFHVAVDPGERFSAGKPNCSGG; translated from the coding sequence GTGAAACGCGCCCTCGCACTGCTTTCCCTGCTCGCCCTCCCCAGCCTGGTGCTGGCCGCTGAACCCAAGCTCTATGGCCGTTACGAATGGGTCAGCCTGCCCGAACTCGACCAGACGCTGCAGGCGAAGATGGACACCGGCGCCTACACCTCGTCGCTGTCGGCCAAGGACATCCAGATCTTCCAGCGCGACGGCGAGGACTGGGTGCGCTTCAAGCTGGCCACCAAGGACGGCGGCGACTCGGTGTACGAGCACAAGCTGCTGCGCATCTCGAAGATCAAGAACCGCGCCGAAGGCGCCGCCGAGGACGAAGAGGAAGACAGCAACCCCGGCCTCAGCCAGCGCCCGGTGATCGAGTTGCCGGTATGCCTGGGCGGCGACCAGCGCACCATCGAGGTCAACCTTACCGACCGCAGCCACTTCAACTACCCCTTCCTGATGGGCACCAAGGGCCTGCGCAAATTCCACGTCGCGGTTGACCCCGGCGAACGCTTCAGCGCCGGCAAGCCGAACTGCTCCGGCGGCTGA
- a CDS encoding RimK/LysX family protein: MSSPVLRLLVLGLFAFTGTCAIAADEPAQPVQPAQPSTWGWTETIKLMPEETALKARLDTGAQTSTMDARNITRIKKNNERWVQYDVMVTDPATGKELRLPFERKIERVLKFHSANGVERSPVVLMDVCLGNKVYREQFSLRDRQAQEFPVLLGRRSLEHMGTVDSSKTQTLAPSCKP; the protein is encoded by the coding sequence ATGTCGTCGCCTGTCCTCCGCCTGCTGGTCCTTGGTCTGTTCGCCTTTACCGGCACCTGCGCCATTGCGGCCGACGAGCCGGCTCAGCCCGTCCAGCCGGCCCAGCCCAGCACCTGGGGCTGGACCGAGACGATCAAGCTGATGCCCGAGGAGACCGCGCTCAAGGCCCGGCTGGATACCGGGGCGCAGACGTCCACGATGGACGCGCGCAACATCACCCGGATCAAGAAGAACAACGAGCGCTGGGTGCAGTACGACGTGATGGTCACCGACCCCGCGACCGGCAAGGAGCTGCGCCTGCCCTTCGAGCGCAAGATCGAGCGCGTCCTGAAGTTCCACTCCGCCAATGGCGTCGAGCGCAGCCCGGTGGTGCTGATGGACGTATGCCTGGGCAACAAGGTCTACCGTGAGCAGTTCTCCCTGCGCGACCGCCAGGCCCAGGAATTCCCGGTACTGCTCGGCCGCCGCAGCCTGGAGCACATGGGCACGGTGGACTCGTCCAAGACCCAGACTCTGGCGCCCAGCTGCAAGCCCTGA
- a CDS encoding DUF2780 domain-containing protein: MSVKPRITLALAAVLAASSAFAFNLGDAAKAVSGATGGSTAQVATTPQTSGLLGALTGQLGVSDEQAVGGTGALLGLAKNKLSGGDYSQLLKAVPGLDKLSGASALSGLGGQLGGTASSSMLGNVSSLGDVNKAFGALGMDQSMTGKFAGVLLDYFGKQGVNSQVLSSLSGLWGAGA; the protein is encoded by the coding sequence ATGTCCGTCAAACCCCGAATCACCCTCGCCCTGGCCGCTGTGCTGGCGGCATCTTCCGCATTTGCCTTCAACCTCGGCGACGCCGCCAAGGCGGTGTCCGGTGCCACCGGCGGGAGCACCGCCCAGGTCGCCACCACGCCGCAGACCAGCGGCCTGCTCGGCGCCCTGACCGGCCAGCTCGGGGTCAGCGACGAACAAGCCGTAGGCGGCACCGGGGCGTTGCTGGGGCTGGCCAAGAACAAACTCAGCGGCGGCGACTACTCGCAGCTGCTCAAGGCCGTTCCCGGCCTCGACAAGCTGTCCGGCGCCAGTGCGTTGAGCGGTCTGGGCGGCCAGCTCGGCGGCACGGCGTCCAGCAGCATGCTGGGCAACGTCAGCAGCCTGGGCGATGTGAACAAGGCCTTCGGTGCGCTGGGCATGGACCAGAGCATGACCGGCAAGTTCGCCGGCGTGCTGCTGGACTACTTCGGCAAGCAGGGTGTGAACAGCCAGGTGCTGAGCAGCCTGAGCGGGCTGTGGGGCGCAGGCGCCTGA
- the dbpA gene encoding ATP-dependent RNA helicase DbpA, with amino-acid sequence MTTSAFSSLPLSADLLANLDSLGYREMTPIQAAALPAILKGRDLIAQAKTGSGKTAAFGIGLLSPLNPRYFGCQALVLCPTRELADQVAKEIRRLARAADNIKVLTLCGGVPFGPQIGSLEHGAHVVVGTPGRVQEHLRRETLKLDGLNTLVLDEADRMLDMGFYDSIADIIGQLPTRRQTLLFSATYPEGIGQLAAKFLKNPERVEVEALHDDTQIEQHFYEIDPKQRLDAVVRLLQHFRPQSCVAFCHTRQQCMEVVEQLNARKISALALHGDLEQRERDQVLTMFANRSCSVLVATDVAARGLDIAALEAVINVELSRDAQVHVHRIGRSGRAGEKGLALSLVTPAEASRAQAIEDLQGAPLNWERIDFLKANDAPLLPPMTTLAIAGGRKDKLRPGDILGALTGDAGLKGTQVGKIAIFDFQAFVAVERDVARQALKHFNEGKIKGRSFKARIL; translated from the coding sequence GTGACCACCTCCGCATTCTCCAGCCTTCCCCTGTCGGCCGACCTGCTGGCCAACCTCGATTCCCTCGGCTACCGCGAGATGACCCCGATCCAGGCCGCCGCCTTGCCTGCGATCCTCAAGGGCCGCGACCTCATCGCCCAGGCCAAGACCGGCAGCGGCAAGACCGCCGCCTTCGGCATCGGCCTGCTCAGTCCGCTGAATCCGCGCTACTTCGGCTGCCAGGCGCTGGTGCTGTGCCCGACCCGCGAGCTGGCCGACCAGGTGGCCAAGGAAATCCGCCGCCTGGCCCGCGCCGCCGACAACATCAAGGTGCTGACCCTCTGCGGCGGCGTGCCCTTCGGCCCGCAGATCGGCTCGCTGGAACACGGCGCCCATGTGGTGGTCGGCACTCCGGGCCGGGTGCAGGAGCACCTGCGCCGCGAGACCCTGAAACTCGACGGCCTGAACACCCTGGTGCTGGACGAAGCCGACCGCATGCTCGACATGGGCTTCTACGACAGCATCGCCGACATCATCGGCCAGTTGCCGACGCGCCGGCAGACCCTACTGTTCTCCGCCACCTACCCCGAAGGCATCGGGCAACTGGCGGCCAAGTTCCTGAAGAATCCCGAGCGCGTGGAAGTGGAGGCGCTGCACGACGACACTCAGATCGAACAGCACTTCTACGAGATCGATCCAAAGCAGCGTCTCGATGCCGTCGTACGCCTGCTTCAGCATTTCCGTCCGCAGTCCTGCGTGGCCTTCTGTCATACCCGCCAGCAGTGCATGGAAGTGGTGGAGCAGCTCAACGCCCGCAAGATTTCCGCCCTGGCCCTGCACGGCGACCTGGAGCAGCGCGAGCGCGACCAGGTGCTGACCATGTTCGCCAACCGCAGTTGCAGCGTGCTGGTGGCCACCGACGTAGCCGCCCGCGGGCTGGACATCGCCGCGCTGGAAGCGGTGATCAACGTCGAACTGTCGCGCGATGCGCAGGTCCACGTGCACCGCATCGGCCGTAGCGGCCGCGCCGGCGAGAAGGGCCTGGCGCTGTCGCTGGTCACCCCCGCGGAGGCCAGCCGCGCCCAGGCCATCGAGGACCTGCAGGGCGCGCCGCTGAACTGGGAGCGCATCGACTTCCTCAAGGCCAACGACGCCCCGCTGCTGCCGCCGATGACCACCCTGGCCATCGCCGGCGGGCGCAAGGACAAGCTGCGCCCTGGCGACATCCTCGGCGCGCTGACCGGCGACGCGGGCCTGAAAGGTACCCAGGTCGGCAAGATCGCCATCTTCGACTTCCAGGCCTTCGTCGCCGTGGAACGCGACGTCGCCAGGCAGGCGCTGAAACACTTCAACGAAGGCAAGATCAAGGGCCGTTCGTTCAAGGCGCGAATTCTCTGA
- a CDS encoding cold-shock protein, translating into MSNRQNGTVKWFNETKGYGFITPESGPDVFVHFRAIEGNGFKTLAEGQKVSFEVVQGQKGMQAERVQVIN; encoded by the coding sequence ATGTCGAATCGTCAGAACGGCACCGTCAAGTGGTTCAACGAGACCAAAGGCTACGGCTTCATTACCCCGGAAAGCGGCCCGGACGTATTCGTTCACTTCCGCGCTATCGAAGGTAACGGCTTCAAGACCCTGGCCGAAGGCCAGAAGGTCAGCTTCGAAGTCGTGCAGGGCCAGAAAGGCATGCAGGCCGAGCGCGTTCAGGTGATCAACTAA